AATTTGCCGATTGGAACGCCTTGTTTGCATCGAATCAGATGGTCTTGTGTTATACGGACAAATCCAAAGATGCTGATACGATCAATGCCGACAACTGGTATGAAATTCTTCAGAAGCCCGGTATCTCTTGGGGACATTCCGACCCCAATCTCGACCCCTGCGGATACCGCAGCTTGATGGTCTTGCAATTGGCCGAAAAGTATTATGATAAACCCGGCCTGTATGACGCGCTGCTCAAGAATCGTCCTGAAGAGAATGTTCTCCCCAAGGCTGCCGGATTGCTCAAACTGCTCGAAAGCGGCAAACTTGATTATGCTTGGGAATATCGTTCGGTTGCCGTCCAGCACGGCCTGAAGTTCGTCGAACTCAATGACCACATTAATCTCGGCAACTATGCCATGGACCCCTTCTATAAAGAAGCCAAAGTCGAGGTGACGGGTGCGAAGGATGGCGAGAAGATCACGCGAGTAGGTGGCTCCATTACCTATGGCGTGACCCAGCTCAAGAATGCACCCAACCCGGACGCCGCAACGCTGTTCCTGGAATATATGTTTTCGCCCGAAGGCGGTCTGAAAATCCTGAAAGCCATGGGACAGCCTCCCTTTGAACCGGTGCGTGTTGGCAGCGAAGCTATGAAAGACACCATGCCCAAAGCCTTGCAAGGATTGGTTGAAGTCCAGAAGTAATAAGAGAATTTCGATCGCCGTATTCGATCTCGCGGCGTTTCGTGTTGGTGGCGGCAAGAACACATTCCTGTTCTTGCCGCCGTTTATTTTGAGGGATCACACGATGTGCTTCGGCAAATCGAGCACCGTGCTATGCAGGCGATGAGTAAAGCTGTTTGCGAGCGTGTGGATTGTGGATTCGTTGTACTCTAAACTGCTGTAACAAAAGTCGACCCAAAGGCGATGATTCTCGACGTAGGCGAAAATGTACAGTGAATAATCAGCCGGATTGGTCATGCCGACAGGATCGGGGCGGTCCGTTATACGGAGTGTCGGGGGCGAAAACAGGGGGCCGGAATGGAGTCCGGCAACGGCCGGTCCCAAATAGTTGAACAACATGCTCACTCTGTCGAGTGGTGCCAAAATCGCTTGCTCTTCGCTGGTTCCATAGTGGCGAAGTGCTCCATGACTGATGCCGTTATCCGGCATGGCAGCATCCTGACGAGCGATATCCTGAACCACGTCAGCAAGTGATGCTGCGGAGAGGTTGATACTATCGGGCACGGAGAGCGTGATAGGGGTATGCGTGACAAACCAACCGGACGTACGCGCAACATCAACATTACCGATATGATTTTCTCGCCCATGACTGACAATATGAAACGTTAAGCGGCGTTGCCCGCTGATATCATGAGCTGCGGCAAGCATGGCCGTATAGAGAAGATGTTTGATTGTTTGATGGAGATGAGTTCCAGCACGCTCACTGAGAAGCGTCATATCGTCTTCATGAAGAAGACATGCGCGATGGACGTGAATATCGCTTTGCCGTGATGCGGTGGTCACGACGTCGACGGGGAAACGCATACGGTCTTTCGTTATTTTTTCCCAATACGTCATGTGGGCTCGGGTGGACGGTTTTCCAGCGTATGACACGAGCTGTCTGGCGAATTCACCGTAAAATGTCGTTTTGGCGGGCAGACGCGGTTCTCGGTTCTCATTCAAGGCCAAATAGATCGTCTGGAGATCGGTCATGAGCACGCCGAAGGAAAAACCGTCATTGACGAGGTGGTGGCAGGTAGCCAGGACATGACACGGCTGATCCGGTCCCGCGTCAAAAATATGCATGCGTAGGACCGGCCCCTGTTCAATATTCAGTGTGGCTTCGGTGGCAAGACATCCTTGAACGATGATATGAGACAACGCTTCCGGCGCAACCATGGAGACGTCAGTGACGTCAACGCATGGTGGAATACCCTCGGTTTCGTCGAACAAAATCATTTCTCGTTCTCCCAGGGGGTTGCAGGGAAAACGAAAACGGAGAGAGTCGTGATGCAAGGCCAGGAGTCGCAGGCTTTCGGTCAATCGGTCGCGATCTAGAGGGACGGAGCAGACAAAAAGTTCCGATACATTGAAATGATGAGGATTGTTTCTCGCCCAGGTAAAGAAATAGCGTTGGACCGGTAACATGGGGGATATGCCGGGTGTCACTGCGGAAGATATCGGCCTGCTTTGGCCAAAAACGGCTTTTCGCGCCAGGTCGCGTAATGTGGGCGCTTGGAGTATCTGTTCCGGCGTAATGTAGAGTCCTCGTTCTTCGGCGGCGACGGATACTGAGAGACTTTGCAGCGAATCCCCGCCAAGTGTGGTAAAACTGTCGAGTAGGCTGAGTGATGTTTGCCCAAGAATGTCGCCGATCACATCGACGATGAGCATTTCTCGTACAGTTTGCGGCGGAACAAATTCGGCCGCCGCAATACGGTCATGGTCGTGAGGAGCGGGAAGGGCAGCGCGGTCTGTCTTACCATTGTTGGTTAATGGCACACGCTCAATATCGACATAGTATTCCGGTATCATATAATACGGGAGTTTAGCTGCCAGCGCCTCTTTCAGATCGTGCCGGATTTGTCGAGACAAGGACGCATTGTCTGGCATGACAATATATGCCACGAGACGCTTTTTGCCTGAAAATGTCACCACCGTTGCCACGGCGCGTTCGACGAAGGGCAATGCTTCAAGAGCTGTTTCGATTTCTCCTAATTCGATACGAAAACCATTGATCTTGATTTGATGGTCTTCCCTTCCTAACAGCTCCATATATCCTGAAGGGAGCCACCGTCCGAGGTCGCCGGTACGGTAGAGGCGTTCACCGGTTTTCGGGTGCAGGACAAAGTGTGCCGCAGTTAATGCCGGGTTGCGGTAATATCCCATACCCACACCTTTGCCGCCGATGAAAATATGTCCGGGAAAGAGGATCGGACAATGTTCGAAATTGTCGTCAAACACATACATCTTTTGGTTTCCCAACGGGCGCCCATAGGGGATGCTGGGCCAATTTGGCCGAACCGTTGTCACCGGATAGGTTATTGACCAGATGGAACATTCACTGGCGCCTCCTAAATTATGAACGTGCGCTTTGGGAAAGCATGCGCGGGTACGGTCCGCCAGTGTGAGCGGCATGAAGTCGCCACAAAGCATGACGAGTCGGAGATGATCGGGAGGCGTCTTATGCCGCTTGGTCATCAGGGCTTCGGCCGCTTCGACCAGCATGACTATGAATCCGGGGACGGTATTCCAGATGGAGACAGGATATTGCGCCATGAGGTCAAGCCAGTGCCGTGGGTCGCGTAATCGATCAGTATCGGGAAAGACAACGGCTCCCCCGACAGCGAGGAGTCCGAAGATGTCATACGTTGACAGATCGAATGTCAGATTGGCGAGCGCAAATACCACATCGCTCGCACACACATTGAATCGGCGATTGACGTCCAAAATGCTGTTCATGACCATGCGATGATTCATGACCACACCCTTGGGCGTTCCCGTTGAACCGGACGTAAAGACGATATAGGCGGGATCGTCCGACGTATGATTGGGATGCGGGGGCGTGTCGGGATAATCGTTCCATATGCCGGGCTGATCAATGCTCAGACAACCCCCTCCCGTGTTCTTGCTCCAAGTTGCAAAGCGTTCGGCAGTGGTATGGGTTGTCAGCACACAACATGGCTCGGCTTGCTCTAGAATATTATCCACGCGGGCCTGTGGCCAGGCGAGGTCGAGCGGCATATAGGCTGCACCGGCAAGCGATGTTGCGATGACGGCAAGTGCCTGGTCTATCCCTTTGGGTAATGCAATGGCCACGCGAGTGCCCGGTCCGGCACCGTGGGCACGTAAGCCGTGTGCTATGCGGCTGGCTCTTTCGAGAGCCTGCCCGTAAGATACTGTTTGAGAAGAAGTATAGAGCGCTGGTTTGTCCGGTGTGCTTGTGGCGTGGACAAGAAAGAGGTCGGTCAAGCGCAAACCGTCGGGGAGATCGACATCGGACTGATTCCATATCTTCACAATATCGTGTTTCTCCGCATCGGTAATGATGGGAAGTGCCGTAAGGCGTTGTTCCGGTGTTTGGCAGGCCGCTTCCAACAGGAGGCAAAACTGATTGTGAAAACGCTTAAGAAATGCTGTGGAAAACAATCCTCCGGCATGGCCCCATTGTATCCGAAGCGGCGTTCCGGGGAGCAAAGACAGATCAAGGATTCCCGGTGCATGTCGGCATCGTAGCGAAACAAGATGACAGCGAGATGCACCGAGGTGGATCGTTGGCGGCATAGTGCGTCCGACCCCAAAGACAATATTGGGGGTGACCCACGTCTTTGCGCCGTCGACGGTTTCCCGTATTCGGATTCGTTCTTCCAATGGCAAACGCTGGTGCGGCGTGTCATGTTGCCTCTGAGACGCAAGTGTATCGAGCACATCACGAAATGTCGTTGTGGTATCGAACCGGACAGAGGACAGCGTCATTGCATCGAGAGGAGCGATTGTGCAGGCGCTTTCCGGTCCACGCATATCAAGTGACCGCAATACGCCAATCTGATCAGCCAGTGTTGCGCGATAGAGGAGTGCCATGAATCCCGCGAGAACAACGTCCTCCGCTTCGTCACCGAGCTGTTTGGCACATGTGCTGAGGAGATCGGGTGCTGGCGGGAGAAGCGGAAACATATTGTATCCCGGCCCACTGGAATGGGGAACATAGGCAACGTCACCGAGATGAAGCGTATAATCGGCAAGGTGAAAATGTTCTCGCCAATATGCGCGATCCGCGTCAGCAGCCTCGCCCTGCAGGGCGTGGGTTTCATTGGCATGAAGTTGCGTCAGCGTGGCAAGCGGGATGGTCAGCACAGGTGCTCTGTAACAGTGCGCGTGGTATCGGTGCTCTATGGCTTTGACGAACACAGCCAGCGATGTCTCGTCCGCAACAAATCGATTGAAGACGAGAACAAGCGTCTGCGCACCCGAGGCCCCGCGTAAGAGGTGAAATCGAAAGAGCGGTGGTTCAAGGAGAGAAAATTCGGTGTCGGCGAAGGGTTGGAAGGACTCGGTATTATTGGCATCGGCAAACGAGAGAATCACGTTGGGAACAGAAGCAATCGCAACACGTGGGCGACCGTTTTCCAGCGTCACATATGCCCTTGCGATGTCTTGACGCGCAATGCATTCTTGAATGGCAATACGGAGTGTATCGATATCGAAAGTACCATCGATATGGATGGCCACGGCAACATTGTCCCGGCTTTTTCCGTGCGTTTTCATCGCTGAAAGCCAAAGACGCTGTTGATTGGCCAGAAGTGGCCAGGACGATGGAGGCATGTCCTTCTCCTTCATGCTTTGCGGAGCACCGCGCCGAATGTTTCACAGAATACGGGGTGGATACGACACAATGCCATGTCGATAAGTCGAGGCACTCCCCAGCGGGAGAGGAGAGGGTAATACAGCCGAGCGTCGTTGATATAACAGAGGGAATCGATGGTCAGTCCGTGACGTCGCACCAACTCGGCAAGCACCCCCGAAGTGAACCAACAGGTATGTTCGGGGTGCGCATAGATTTCGCCGGTAAAGATCAGCTCCACGAGACGCATGAAATTGACGGTCACCGGGGTTGTCAGCAGACACATTCCGCTCTCGGTGAGGTGTTTTCGAATGCAGTCAAGTACTGCTCCCGGATTGCTGACATGTTCGATAATGTCGCCGGCAACGACGACATCGAACTGCTCGTCCAACCTGAAATCTTCCACGTTGGCACAACGGATATCAAATCCTTTTTCGAACAGTGGCGCAATGCCATCGGTATCGCAATCGATGCCAACGGTTTTGGCTGCAAGCGCGGTAATGGCACCATGCAACCATGTTGGATCGTGTGTCAGCCCTTTGCCGTAGTCGACACATCCGAGATCGAGGACGGATTTGTCGCGAACAATGGGAAGGATGAAATCGTTTTTGCTGCGAAACATGGGAGGGCGTGACATCAACTCACCTCCTACGGTCAGTTTCGATACTGTTCTTCCTGGGGTAATGTGTTCAGCATCGCTTGCAATGCCCGTTGTACGCGAACGCCGTCACTGAAATTTGCGGATTGGGGAAGCGGTGATAACGTGGTTATGGCGGACAACCATGACCGCATTTGACAGTGCATGGAATCGGCCCATCCGAAAATTTCTCCCGCCGGGTCTGCATGGTGGCGTTGGTGCGGTAACACCATTGTACTTGTGTGACCGGTCGCATTGTCTGTCATTGACCAGTGGAGTGGGGTTTGCGTTTCGTAAAGCAGAGATCGGTGTGTTCCTTTGATCGTGATACGGACCCCGAGATCGGGAGCCGACGCACTTTTCGATGTCGTCAATGTGAACGGAATCCCGCAGGCGAGTCGGCATACAACGTGCGCGTAGTCATCGACACAGACCGGTTTGTTTTCTTTGAATCGCACATGTGTTTGCAACGTTCCAGAGAGGGAACTCTCATCAATCGAGGTGTTGAACAGGTTGCACGCCATATCGATGAGATGACTTCCAAGGTCGCCCAATGATCCACTGCTGCCGTGTTGTTCCGGGCCATCACGCCAGTTGAATTGGGTGCGCCGTCTGGCGCTGTCTTTTAGAAAGGCGGCGTCAAAGGCGAGAATATCACCAAGAGTACCGGAGGCAAGCGTCTTGTGGATGATATCGACAATCGGCAAGAAGCGGTAGTTGAATCCAATTGTTCCGATAAGGTGTGATGGCTTGGCCTCGAACATGGCCTGTGCACTCGCGAGATTTTCCGCCATGGGTTTCTCACACAGGATGTGCCGTTCGGCATTGATACTGCGCAGTACATAGTCCCGGTGAAAGCAGTTCGGAACCGCGATAATGACGGCATCAATGGCCTCAAGGAGTGCTTCAACGTGCGTAAACGATCGGCAATGGTGCTCCTTGGCAAATTGGCGTGCGCAGGTCGCGTCTTTGTCGAACACACCGACGAGATGCGCATTTTCGATTTCACGAAGTGTAGCAGCATGCAGGCGTGCAATGCGACCGGTTCCGATGATGCCGACGTGGTGAGGAATTATGTCGGGACTCATGGTTGTGCCAGGTGTTGAGGCTGAGAATTTGCCGTGATGTGACGAAGTCCGTCGAGAATGCCAGCCGGACCCGGTGCCTGTAATATCGTGTAATGATCTTGTTTTATACTTTCTTCCGCGTTGGCAACAACGAACCCGTGTGCAACCGTGTCGAGCATGGTTTTGTCATTTTGGCTATCACCGAATGCAGCTGTTCGATCTTGGGGAATATTCCATATCGAAAGCAGGTGGTCGACAATGGCTTTTTTTCCGGAACCGCGCGGAGTGAAATCGACATCATAGCAATTGTTCGGATCACCGACGCCGACACCGCATCGAGCAAAATGGACGGTCAGACCAAAATCTTCAACGAGTTGCAGTGTGCGTTCTTTGGCCCGGGCGTCTCGTTCCGGCGTGTCCATAAAATAATAGTAGGCGACTTTGCGTGGTCCTTGGTTGTGCGAAGCCTGTGCAACGAGGCGGATGCCGTCCCGAGATAATGCGGCCACAATTGTATCGGTTTTTTCTTGGGAAAACCCGCTTTCCGTCATGCGCTGTTCCCACATTGGTTCTTGGACTGCGCCGTGTTCCTGAGAAAACATCCAGAGTTGGGTGCCCAGTGCGCCGGCAATAAAATGCGGCCAGAGTCGAAGGGAATAGCGCATACTTTTTTGAGCAACATTGTCTAAACTGCTTCCCGTGATCCACCCAAAGAGCAGTCGTTGCGGCAGGCATTCCTGTTGGAGGTAGGATTCCAGTGCATCGGTTGCCGGTGTGCGTTCGGGATTCGGGGACGGGAGCAGGTAAGTTCCATCGAAATCACTGAAAATAATAGATTCAGGTGTGGGAATATGGGGAAGATATGCAATGCCGGCAGGCGTCGGGTGGTCCATATGGTCTCCTTCTACACATAATGGAGAAACGTCTGTTCCAATGCGGCAACAACACGGTCTTGCTCTTCAAGCGAGAGTTCCGGATACATCGGGAGTTGAAACATGGCATGGGCAGCCGCATTGGTACGGGGGAGGTCGACATTTTCGAACAAGCGGCGATGTGTCGGCGTTTCATAGTGATGTGTCAGAATGGGGTAATAGATATCGGTTTCAATGCCATAACGTTCGTGCATGTGTTGTCTGACACGGTCGCGTGGGAGTGTGCGTGTTTCCACCGTGTAATGGTGCCATACGTGATCAGGGCTCAATGATGGTTTAACCACATGCCCTTGGTCACAAAGCGATTGCAGTTTCTTATCGTAGCGGTGGGCCAGGCAGAGGCGTTTGAAGTTGCGCAATCCAAGAAAGGGAAATCGAGCCAGAGCAATCGCAGCCTGAAGATTATCAATGCGTGCGTTGAGTCCGTATGCCGTGGCTTTCACATTTTTTTTGTCGGGGTCGAATCCATGATAGCCTACGGCACGGCATCGATGAGCAAGCGCGTCATCGTGTACGAGGAGCGCGCCGGCTTTGCCGCAAACACTGAAGTTTTTGAAAGGATTGAAACTCAGGGCGGCTATATCCGCATAGCGGCCGAGTCCGGTGACGCCGATACTCTGGCAAGCGTCTTCCAGTATGGCCAGTTTGTGTGCATCGGCAACCTGACGCAATGCTTCCATACCGGTCAATTTGCCGTACAAATGCACAGGAATAATCGCCTTGGTCTTGGGGGTGACAACACGAGCAACACTCTCGGGGGCAAGCGTGTACTGCGTATCAATATCGGCCAAAACCGGAGTGGCGCCTACAAGGAATACTGCGTTTTCCGTGGCCGCGAAACTGTTGGCCGGAATGATGACTTCATCGCCGGGGCCGATACCCAAAGCAAGCAAGCCAATAACCATGGCTTCGGTGCCGCTGCATGTCCCGATGGCGTGTTGAATGCCGGTCCATTGTGCAAGTGTCGTTTCAAGTTTGGAAACGTATGGTCCGGATGTAAACTGTCCTGAATCGAGAACTGCATGCATCGCTGTTTTTATACCATCTTTTTCCTGTGGTGAAATGAGTCGTTTCATCGGCAGGAATTCGACGCCGTTCGGTTGAGACGATTCTTGAACAAGAATATTGCGTTCTATGGTGGAAAAGTCGCGCAAATGTCCGCTGTCAGTCACGGCAAGGCGCAGTTCTGTTGCGGCTGGAGTCTCGGAAAATTGCAGAGACATTGATTGTGTCGGTGATGTCGTAAGCGCCGTCAGAAGCGCAAAATTCGAGTCGCTGTCCCCGGTGATGGTGATTGGTGTTTGTGTCATGATGATTTCCTTTGCGCGTCGGAGATGGTTTCGACGTCATCCGAAGAGGATGCAACACCAGCAATCAATGCAGCATTGGCACAGCCTGAAAGCAGCGTATGTGTTCCGCAAATTGGTGCGAGAATGGGGCCGGTGAGCAAAATGATCACCATTCCGGGCTCGGACGGGAGGCCAAGTGGACTAAAAACATAAGGGACCATGGCAAGCAGCGTCGGCAATGACGGTCCGGCCAGAGAACCGGGAAAGGCAGATAAGCCGATAACGGCCAGAATCATGCCTACCGAGACAGGAATGGAATAGACATAGGCTGTGAAAAGCGCGGCCAAAGCGAGTTGGACCACCAGGTTATGTCCATTGAGGGCAATCGTCATGGGAACGGAAAATTCTGACGCCACTTTGGGAAGTTTGAATGTTTCGGACATGCAGCGCATGGCCGAGGGAATCGCTGGGAATGGGTCCATGGTGACAAATGAAATAAAAATAGGTTCACGAAGGGCATGGATGGTCTGTGCTGTTGACATCCGTGCGACGCGGGCAATGCTGAATACATAGAGAAGACACAAGACCAGCATGACGAGATAATTCAATCCGAGGATGAAACTGAGCGCAACGATAACGCTTGCCCCCATCTGCGCTACGGTTGAGGCCATGAGTCCGCAAATGCCGAAGGGCAGGAGATAAAGCGACCAGTTGAGGATGGAAAGAAACGTATAATAGACATCATCGCACACCGAAAGCAGGGTCTCTCCTTGGTGCTCGGGCAATACA
This genomic window from Desulfovibrio inopinatus DSM 10711 contains:
- a CDS encoding dicarboxylate/amino acid:cation symporter, which codes for MRSSQHQHFWQQQDFSKKMGRILDFLANPWVAVGSIALGVAIGLFDEQTGLKLKWLGDFFVTLLSMSSLPIILAVVVTSIARTLKSGETARYVSRTILVFVVGALLVAALSSWCFATGAMFWSIGPDTLSFLGKILTQTQIPLGAQTPGGGEGLEQIIPENVFDALSSGKLVPLLLVSSLVGTAIGVLPEHQGETLLSVCDDVYYTFLSILNWSLYLLPFGICGLMASTVAQMGASVIVALSFILGLNYLVMLVLCLLYVFSIARVARMSTAQTIHALREPIFISFVTMDPFPAIPSAMRCMSETFKLPKVASEFSVPMTIALNGHNLVVQLALAALFTAYVYSIPVSVGMILAVIGLSAFPGSLAGPSLPTLLAMVPYVFSPLGLPSEPGMVIILLTGPILAPICGTHTLLSGCANAALIAGVASSSDDVETISDAQRKSS
- a CDS encoding Gfo/Idh/MocA family protein, which produces MSPDIIPHHVGIIGTGRIARLHAATLREIENAHLVGVFDKDATCARQFAKEHHCRSFTHVEALLEAIDAVIIAVPNCFHRDYVLRSINAERHILCEKPMAENLASAQAMFEAKPSHLIGTIGFNYRFLPIVDIIHKTLASGTLGDILAFDAAFLKDSARRRTQFNWRDGPEQHGSSGSLGDLGSHLIDMACNLFNTSIDESSLSGTLQTHVRFKENKPVCVDDYAHVVCRLACGIPFTLTTSKSASAPDLGVRITIKGTHRSLLYETQTPLHWSMTDNATGHTSTMVLPHQRHHADPAGEIFGWADSMHCQMRSWLSAITTLSPLPQSANFSDGVRVQRALQAMLNTLPQEEQYRN
- a CDS encoding non-ribosomal peptide synthetase, producing MPPSSWPLLANQQRLWLSAMKTHGKSRDNVAVAIHIDGTFDIDTLRIAIQECIARQDIARAYVTLENGRPRVAIASVPNVILSFADANNTESFQPFADTEFSLLEPPLFRFHLLRGASGAQTLVLVFNRFVADETSLAVFVKAIEHRYHAHCYRAPVLTIPLATLTQLHANETHALQGEAADADRAYWREHFHLADYTLHLGDVAYVPHSSGPGYNMFPLLPPAPDLLSTCAKQLGDEAEDVVLAGFMALLYRATLADQIGVLRSLDMRGPESACTIAPLDAMTLSSVRFDTTTTFRDVLDTLASQRQHDTPHQRLPLEERIRIRETVDGAKTWVTPNIVFGVGRTMPPTIHLGASRCHLVSLRCRHAPGILDLSLLPGTPLRIQWGHAGGLFSTAFLKRFHNQFCLLLEAACQTPEQRLTALPIITDAEKHDIVKIWNQSDVDLPDGLRLTDLFLVHATSTPDKPALYTSSQTVSYGQALERASRIAHGLRAHGAGPGTRVAIALPKGIDQALAVIATSLAGAAYMPLDLAWPQARVDNILEQAEPCCVLTTHTTAERFATWSKNTGGGCLSIDQPGIWNDYPDTPPHPNHTSDDPAYIVFTSGSTGTPKGVVMNHRMVMNSILDVNRRFNVCASDVVFALANLTFDLSTYDIFGLLAVGGAVVFPDTDRLRDPRHWLDLMAQYPVSIWNTVPGFIVMLVEAAEALMTKRHKTPPDHLRLVMLCGDFMPLTLADRTRACFPKAHVHNLGGASECSIWSITYPVTTVRPNWPSIPYGRPLGNQKMYVFDDNFEHCPILFPGHIFIGGKGVGMGYYRNPALTAAHFVLHPKTGERLYRTGDLGRWLPSGYMELLGREDHQIKINGFRIELGEIETALEALPFVERAVATVVTFSGKKRLVAYIVMPDNASLSRQIRHDLKEALAAKLPYYMIPEYYVDIERVPLTNNGKTDRAALPAPHDHDRIAAAEFVPPQTVREMLIVDVIGDILGQTSLSLLDSFTTLGGDSLQSLSVSVAAEERGLYITPEQILQAPTLRDLARKAVFGQSRPISSAVTPGISPMLPVQRYFFTWARNNPHHFNVSELFVCSVPLDRDRLTESLRLLALHHDSLRFRFPCNPLGEREMILFDETEGIPPCVDVTDVSMVAPEALSHIIVQGCLATEATLNIEQGPVLRMHIFDAGPDQPCHVLATCHHLVNDGFSFGVLMTDLQTIYLALNENREPRLPAKTTFYGEFARQLVSYAGKPSTRAHMTYWEKITKDRMRFPVDVVTTASRQSDIHVHRACLLHEDDMTLLSERAGTHLHQTIKHLLYTAMLAAAHDISGQRRLTFHIVSHGRENHIGNVDVARTSGWFVTHTPITLSVPDSINLSAASLADVVQDIARQDAAMPDNGISHGALRHYGTSEEQAILAPLDRVSMLFNYLGPAVAGLHSGPLFSPPTLRITDRPDPVGMTNPADYSLYIFAYVENHRLWVDFCYSSLEYNESTIHTLANSFTHRLHSTVLDLPKHIV
- a CDS encoding HAD-IIB family hydrolase, with amino-acid sequence MDHPTPAGIAYLPHIPTPESIIFSDFDGTYLLPSPNPERTPATDALESYLQQECLPQRLLFGWITGSSLDNVAQKSMRYSLRLWPHFIAGALGTQLWMFSQEHGAVQEPMWEQRMTESGFSQEKTDTIVAALSRDGIRLVAQASHNQGPRKVAYYYFMDTPERDARAKERTLQLVEDFGLTVHFARCGVGVGDPNNCYDVDFTPRGSGKKAIVDHLLSIWNIPQDRTAAFGDSQNDKTMLDTVAHGFVVANAEESIKQDHYTILQAPGPAGILDGLRHITANSQPQHLAQP
- a CDS encoding class I SAM-dependent methyltransferase — encoded protein: MSRPPMFRSKNDFILPIVRDKSVLDLGCVDYGKGLTHDPTWLHGAITALAAKTVGIDCDTDGIAPLFEKGFDIRCANVEDFRLDEQFDVVVAGDIIEHVSNPGAVLDCIRKHLTESGMCLLTTPVTVNFMRLVELIFTGEIYAHPEHTCWFTSGVLAELVRRHGLTIDSLCYINDARLYYPLLSRWGVPRLIDMALCRIHPVFCETFGAVLRKA
- the wtpA gene encoding tungstate ABC transporter substrate-binding protein WtpA, coding for MFGNRTLLTFVFAAIVAPLVLFSGVVHAEPSGKVMIYHAGSLTVPLKSMIEEFGKKYPGITVETKGGGSTKMARLISEKGDAADIMASADYVVIDKNLIPKFADWNALFASNQMVLCYTDKSKDADTINADNWYEILQKPGISWGHSDPNLDPCGYRSLMVLQLAEKYYDKPGLYDALLKNRPEENVLPKAAGLLKLLESGKLDYAWEYRSVAVQHGLKFVELNDHINLGNYAMDPFYKEAKVEVTGAKDGEKITRVGGSITYGVTQLKNAPNPDAATLFLEYMFSPEGGLKILKAMGQPPFEPVRVGSEAMKDTMPKALQGLVEVQK
- a CDS encoding DegT/DnrJ/EryC1/StrS family aminotransferase, with product MTQTPITITGDSDSNFALLTALTTSPTQSMSLQFSETPAATELRLAVTDSGHLRDFSTIERNILVQESSQPNGVEFLPMKRLISPQEKDGIKTAMHAVLDSGQFTSGPYVSKLETTLAQWTGIQHAIGTCSGTEAMVIGLLALGIGPGDEVIIPANSFAATENAVFLVGATPVLADIDTQYTLAPESVARVVTPKTKAIIPVHLYGKLTGMEALRQVADAHKLAILEDACQSIGVTGLGRYADIAALSFNPFKNFSVCGKAGALLVHDDALAHRCRAVGYHGFDPDKKNVKATAYGLNARIDNLQAAIALARFPFLGLRNFKRLCLAHRYDKKLQSLCDQGHVVKPSLSPDHVWHHYTVETRTLPRDRVRQHMHERYGIETDIYYPILTHHYETPTHRRLFENVDLPRTNAAAHAMFQLPMYPELSLEEQDRVVAALEQTFLHYV